One stretch of Pseudoalteromonas shioyasakiensis DNA includes these proteins:
- a CDS encoding PhoH family protein: MSNQLKTLEIYLEPADNKRLSSLCGPFDENIKQIERRLGVEIAHRDNFFRVTGKLHLAAAAVEILKNLYIETQPIRGLIGEIEPEAVHLAISESNALEQDENPGVYGKDMVIKTRRGVIKPRNDNQGVYVANILHHDITFGIGPAGTGKTYLAVAAAVDALERQEIRRILLTRPAVEAGEKLGFLPGDLSQKIDPYLRPLYDALFEMLGFERVEKLIEKNVIEVAPLAYMRGRTLNDAFIILDESQNTTAEQMKMFLTRIGFNSKAVITGDITQVDLPRGARSGLRHAIEVLNGVDEISFNFFQSHDVVRHPVVARIVEAYERNDEAERLKRAEKQRAKEAQANQQEANS; the protein is encoded by the coding sequence TTGAGTAATCAGTTAAAAACATTAGAGATTTATTTAGAACCCGCCGACAACAAACGCCTTTCATCTTTATGTGGTCCGTTTGACGAAAACATTAAGCAAATTGAACGCCGCCTTGGTGTTGAGATAGCACACCGTGATAATTTCTTCAGAGTAACCGGTAAACTGCACCTTGCAGCAGCGGCTGTTGAGATCCTAAAAAACCTCTATATTGAAACTCAACCTATTCGCGGCCTGATTGGCGAAATTGAACCTGAAGCCGTACATTTGGCGATTAGCGAATCAAATGCTCTTGAGCAAGATGAAAATCCAGGTGTATATGGCAAAGACATGGTGATTAAAACTCGCCGTGGCGTTATTAAACCGCGCAATGATAATCAAGGCGTGTATGTTGCTAATATTTTGCATCACGATATTACTTTCGGTATTGGCCCAGCCGGTACAGGTAAAACTTATTTAGCCGTTGCAGCAGCTGTTGATGCCTTAGAGCGTCAAGAAATTCGCCGTATTTTATTAACCCGCCCTGCAGTTGAAGCAGGTGAAAAGCTAGGCTTTTTACCGGGTGACTTAAGCCAAAAAATCGACCCTTATTTACGCCCATTATACGATGCGTTATTTGAAATGCTTGGCTTTGAGCGAGTTGAAAAGCTGATTGAGAAAAACGTGATTGAAGTAGCGCCCCTTGCCTACATGCGTGGTCGTACACTGAATGACGCGTTTATTATTCTCGATGAAAGCCAAAACACCACAGCAGAACAAATGAAAATGTTCTTAACCCGTATTGGCTTTAACTCAAAAGCGGTAATTACTGGTGATATTACACAAGTCGATTTACCCCGTGGTGCTCGTTCAGGTCTTCGCCATGCCATCGAAGTATTAAACGGTGTAGATGAAATTAGCTTTAACTTCTTCCAATCACACGATGTGGTGCGCCATCCGGTTGTTGCCCGTATCGTTGAAGCTTATGAGCGCAACGATGAAGCAGAGC